A part of Lacibacter sp. H407 genomic DNA contains:
- a CDS encoding dihydrofolate reductase family protein — MRKLIAAINVTLDGFCDHTVIAADEEIHQHYAELLDNADVVLYGRTTYQLMQFWQELVKNPSGEKSMDDFAVAMDKIPKIVFSHTLKNTEWDSAKLADRPIEDVVKELKQSVEGRDILVGSRSLILQLMKLNLIDEYQLCFHPVVAGRGLPLFENVNDRFVFKLIKTKTFQGGAVTLYYQPADR; from the coding sequence ACGGTAATAGCCGCTGATGAAGAAATACATCAACATTACGCTGAACTGTTAGATAATGCAGACGTTGTTTTATATGGACGAACAACCTACCAACTGATGCAATTCTGGCAAGAGCTGGTAAAAAATCCTTCAGGTGAAAAGTCAATGGATGACTTTGCTGTGGCGATGGACAAAATTCCAAAAATTGTTTTTTCGCATACATTAAAAAATACAGAATGGGATAGTGCAAAACTGGCAGATCGGCCGATCGAAGATGTGGTGAAAGAATTAAAGCAATCCGTTGAAGGGAGAGATATTCTGGTTGGCAGCAGAAGTTTAATTCTGCAATTAATGAAACTGAATTTGATCGATGAATATCAACTCTGTTTTCACCCTGTTGTTGCCGGACGTGGATTGCCATTATTTGAAAATGTAAATGACAGATTTGTTTTTAAACTCATAAAGACAAAAACCTTTCAGGGCGGTGCAGTAACGCTTTACTATCAACCGGCAGACAGGTAA
- a CDS encoding LacI family DNA-binding transcriptional regulator, with protein sequence MTLKHLANELNLSFSTVSKALRDSHEISEGTKKIVLAKAKELNYQVNPFASGLRKQKSRTIAVIIPEVVNDFFGPVINGIESIAQEKGYHVLIYLTHEDVKREVAIAKVIQNGRVDGVMISLSSKTTDTAHLEELNDKEIPLVFFDRIAEHINVPKVMTDDQDSGALATQHLIDNGCKQIAFLTISQSLSISNKRMNGYFEALRKNNVQENADMILNCDGNDHSDYNLIKELLQRSDRPDGIFASIESLAIATYEVCEELKLRIPQDVKVICFSNLKTAKLLNPSMTTITQPAFEIGREAADILFKLVEKKGHHFLKEKTVINSRLVERNSTKQNYSSK encoded by the coding sequence ATGACGCTGAAACATCTTGCCAATGAGCTGAATCTATCATTCTCCACTGTGTCGAAGGCATTGCGTGACAGTCATGAGATCAGTGAAGGCACAAAGAAGATCGTACTCGCTAAGGCAAAGGAATTGAATTACCAGGTAAATCCGTTTGCAAGCGGATTACGAAAGCAAAAGAGCAGAACCATCGCAGTGATCATTCCTGAAGTAGTGAATGATTTCTTTGGTCCGGTGATCAACGGTATTGAATCGATCGCACAGGAAAAAGGATATCACGTACTGATCTATCTCACGCACGAAGACGTAAAAAGAGAAGTGGCGATTGCAAAAGTGATCCAGAATGGCCGTGTTGATGGAGTGATGATCTCGTTATCATCAAAAACCACTGATACCGCTCATCTTGAAGAATTGAACGACAAAGAAATTCCGCTTGTTTTCTTCGACAGAATTGCAGAACACATCAATGTGCCGAAAGTTATGACCGATGACCAGGACAGCGGAGCATTGGCAACACAGCATTTGATCGATAACGGATGTAAACAAATTGCTTTTCTCACCATATCACAATCACTTTCTATCAGCAATAAGCGGATGAACGGATACTTCGAGGCATTAAGAAAAAATAATGTGCAAGAAAATGCAGATATGATATTGAATTGTGATGGAAATGATCACTCAGATTATAATCTTATTAAAGAGTTGTTGCAACGTAGTGATAGACCCGATGGGATATTTGCTTCCATTGAAAGCCTGGCCATCGCAACCTATGAAGTTTGTGAAGAGTTAAAGCTCCGGATTCCGCAGGATGTGAAAGTCATTTGTTTTTCAAATTTGAAAACAGCAAAGCTGCTGAATCCATCCATGACAACTATTACACAGCCTGCATTTGAAATTGGAAGAGAAGCAGCCGATATATTATTTAAACTGGTTGAAAAGAAAGGGCATCATTTCCTCAAGGAAAAAACAGTGATCAATTCAAGATTAGTAGAACGGAATTCGACAAAACAAAATTATAGCAGCAAATAA